One stretch of Punica granatum isolate Tunisia-2019 chromosome 5, ASM765513v2, whole genome shotgun sequence DNA includes these proteins:
- the LOC116207186 gene encoding RING-H2 finger protein ATL33-like: MACAPIGPHNPPTLPPFPPASHSFILSPLGLVLSFIAVIPIPVVLCFFVFVINRPRVPALGRSRRRFSGESRGVEAPAAAAIVKLRKEADAECPVCLSAFAEGEEVKQLSACDHYFHAPCIDTWLSSHANCPVCRASVALKRPPPPLPRSNTAAARDPDHLQGLPDASSLV; this comes from the coding sequence ATGGCGTGCGCCCCCATCGGACCCCACAACCCTCCGACACTCCCGCCATTCCCGCCAGCCTCCCACAGCTTCATCCTATCCCCTCTCGGGCTCGTCCTCAGCTTCATCGCCGTCATCCCCATCCCCGTCGTCCTCTGCTTCTTTGTCTTCGTCATAAACCGCCCCCGGGTCCCTGCCCTCGGCCGCAGCCGCCGGAGATTCTCTGGCGAGTCCCGCGGCGTCGAGGCGCCTGCCGCGGCCGCAATAGTTAAGCTCCGGAAAGAGGCGGACGCGGAGTGCCCGGTGTGCCTGTCGGCGTTCGCTGAGGGTGAGGAGGTGAAGCAGCTCAGCGCCTGCGACCACTACTTCCACGCACCGTGCATCGACACGTGGCTCAGCTCCCACGCCAACTGCCCCGTTTGCCGGGCTTCAGTCGCGTTGAAGAGGCCGCCGCCGCCGCTGCCAAGGTCGAATACCGCTGCTGCCAGGGATCCCGATCACCTCCAAGGCCTGCCCGATGCCTCCAGCTTGGTCTGA
- the LOC116208526 gene encoding RING-H2 finger protein ATL33 has translation MEYAPTGLLITPPLPPFPPASHGIDLSPLEFVLGLIAIITIPILIYAFIFAIRCPQVPALGRSRQRFSGEFPGVEAPAAVSEVKLRKEAEGECPVCLSAFAEGEEVKQLSACNHYFHAPCIDAWLSSHANCPVCRAWISVKRPPRSNAPPARDSDHLQGLPDASSMV, from the coding sequence ATGGAGTACGCACCCACCGGTCTCCTCATCACTCCACCGCTCCCGCCATTCCCGCCGGCCTCCCACGGCATCGACCTATCCCCTCTCGAGTTCGTCCTCGGCCTCATCGCCATCATCACCATCCCCATCCTCATCTACGCCTTCATCTTCGCCATAAGGTGCCCCCAAGTCCCCGCCCTTGGCCGCAGCCGCCAGAGATTCTCCGGCGAGTTCCCCGGCGTCGAGGCGCCTGCCGCTGTCTCGGAAGTGAAGCTCCGGAAAGAGGCGGAGGGGGAGTGCCCGGTGTGCCTGTCGGCGTTCGCCGAGGGAGAGGAGGTGAAGCAGCTCAGCGCCTGCAACCACTACTTCCACGCGCCGTGCATCGACGCTTGGCTCAGCTCCCACGCCAACTGCCCCGTCTGCCGGGCGTGGATCTCCGTGAAGAGGCCGCCGAGGTCGAATGCCCCCCCCGCCAGAGACTCCGATCACCTCCAAGGCCTGCCCGATGCCTCCAGCATGGTCTGA
- the LOC116208525 gene encoding beta-glucuronosyltransferase GlcAT14C, protein MKRTHIPHLLDRPWLPPLVILSSLFLLLLLSLTLTTHTRPKPSSPGGRASIAESSPSDLPALPRFAYLITGTKGDGPRLARLLQASYHPRNSYLLHLDLEAPDSERVELAKYVKSESVMRDFGNVMVIGKADLVTYKGPTEIASMLHAIAILLKLAGSWDWFINLSASDYPLVPQDDLLHVFSYLPRDLNFLEHSSDIGWKEVHRARPIIIDPGLYHSKKSGVFYAKERRSLPASFKLFMGSACVVLTKPLLEFCVWGWDNLPRTLLMYYSNFLSSPEGYFHTVVCNHKDYQNTTVNHDLHYIRWDNPPKQQPVTLTMEHFDDMAKSGAPFARNFVKDDPVLDKIDRELLKRAEGRFTPGGWCMANGGASRDRCTTYGSPNVVKPTPSSKRLENLLVNLLDPVNFRTKQCK, encoded by the exons ATGAAGCGGACCCACATTCCCCACCTCCTCGATCGCCCATGGCTCCCCCCTCTCGTCATCCTCTCCTCCCTCTTCCTCCTGCTGCTCCTCTCCCTCACCCTGACGACTCACACCAGGCCTAAGCCCTCTTCTCCCGGCGGCCGCGCGTCCATCGCTGAATCTAGCCCGTCCGATCTCCCTGCCCTCCCGAGATTCGCCTACCTGATCACCGGCACCAAGGGAGACGGCCCCCGCCTCGCGCGCCTGCTCCAGGCCTCGTACCATCCAAGGAACAGCTACCTGCTGCACTTGGATCTCGAGGCTCCCGATAGCGAGAGGGTCGAGCTCGCCAAGTACGTGAAGTCGGAGAGCGTAATGAGGGATTTCGGTAACGTGATGGTGATTGGCAAGGCGGACCTCGTCACATACAAGGGTCCGACGGAGATCGCCTCCATGCTTCATGCGATCGCCATCCTGCTCAAGCTGGCGGGCAGTTGGGACTGGTTCATTAATCTCAGTGCGTCGGATTATCCGCTCGTGCCGCAGGACG ACCTCCTGCATGTGTTCTCTTACTTGCCGAGGGATCTTAATTTTCTCGAGCACAGCAGCGACATCGGTTGGAAAGA GGTTCACCGAGCGAGGCCTATCATTATTGACCCGGGCCTGTACCATTCGAAGAAGTCAGGGGTGTTCTATGCTAAAGAGAGAAGATCCTTGCCTGCTTCATTCAAGCTATTTATGG GATCTGCATGCGTCGTGCTTACAAAGCCGCTCCTCGAGTTCTGTGTATGGGGATGGGACAACCTCCCTCGAACTCTCCTCATGTACTACTCGAACTTCCTGTCGTCTCCTGAGGGATACTTCCATACAGTCGTCTGCAACCACAAGGACTACCAGAACACTACCGTGAACCATGACCTGCACTACATAAGGTGGGATAATCCTCCAAAGCAGCAGCCTGTTACGCTGACGATGGAGCATTTTGATGACATGGCCAAGAGCGGGGCCCCCTTTGCCCGCAACTTTGTCAAGGACGATCCGGTCCTCGACAAGATCGACAGGGAGCTCCTGAAGAGAGCGGAGGGCCGGTTCACGCCAGGAGGCTGGTGCATGGCGAACGGTGGGGCAAGTAGAGACCGATGCACAACTTATGGCAGTCCTAATGTAGTGAAACCTACTCCGAGCTCGAAAAGGCTCGAGAATCTACTTGTGAATCTCCTCGACCCTGTAAATTTCAGGACCAAACAGTGTAAATAG
- the LOC116209613 gene encoding dof zinc finger protein DOF5.1-like isoform X2, with translation MVFSSIPPYLDPSNWQQHHPNHPAAGNNGAGSTQLQPPLPPPPPPPPPPQPHGGGTAGTIRPGSMADRARLANIPMPEGPLKCPRCESTNTKFCYFNNYSLSQPRHFCKTCRRYWTRGGALRNVPVGGGCRRNKRSKGSSSKSPASSSDRTVGSGGSGASGGGLTSGVSSGSGLGSAAEMLGLGGGHIPPSRLMPPLQYLTTDFGSGDQIGLNYSGIPQSLGLAGDLNFPVASVLGGGSGGSLLTAGGLRLPQMQQFPFLGGSDPYPFEGSIESSGLMGQVRPKTPTSAVITQFASVKMEDNNNSNNNNQELNLSRQFLGIQGNDQYSTWNTSSGWTDLSGFSSSSTSNPP, from the exons ATGGTTTTTTCCTCCATTCCACCTTATCTTGATCCTTCCAACTGGCAACAG CATCACCCGAATCACCCTGCCGCCGGAAACAATGGCGCCGGAAGCACTCAGCTCCAACCTCCTCTGCCACCGCCCCCACCGCCTCCGCCTCCTCCGCAACCTCATGGAGGTGGCACTGCCGGCACGATCCGGCCTGGCTCGATGGCCGACCGAGCCCGGCTTGCCAACATCCCGATGCCTGAGGGACCTCTCAAGTGCCCTCGATGCGAATCCACTAACACAAAGTTTTGCTACTTCAACAACTACAGCCTCTCCCAGCCCCGGCACTTCTGCAAGACGTGCCGGAGGTACTGGACCCGAGGCGGGGCTCTGAGAAACGTCCCTGTGGGTGGAGGTTGTCGGAGGAACAAGAGGAGTAAAGGAAGCAGCTCGAAATCTCCAGCCAGCAGCAGTGACCGCACAGTAGGCAGCGGCGGAAGCGGTGCCAGTGGTGGAGGATTAACGAGTGGTGTCAGCTCAGGCAGTGGACTTGGTTCCGCTGCCGAGATGTTAGGTCTCGGGGGAGGACATATCCCACCCTCGCGGCTTATGCCTCCTTTGCAGTACCTCACCACCGACTTTGGGTCAGGAGATCAAATTGGCTTGAACTATAGTGGAATTCCCCAATCACTTGGTTTAGCCGGagatttgaattttccagTTGCCAGTGTCCTAGGAGGTGGGAGCGGTGGTTCACTATTGACAGCTGGAGGTCTGAGGTTGCCTCAAATGCAACAATTTCCCTTCTTGGGTGGGTCTGATCCGTACCCTTTCGAAGGTAGTATCGAGTCATCGGGGCTTATGGGTCAGGTGAGGCCAAAGACTCCTACTTCAGCAGTTATCACTCAGTTTGCTTCTGTGAAGATGGAAGACAACAACAacagcaacaacaacaaccAAGAGCTTAACTTATCGAGGCAGTTCCTGGGGATTCAAGGTAACGATCAATACTCTACTTGGAACACGAGCAGCGGTTGGACAGATCTCTCAGGATTTAGCTCTTCCTCTACAAGCAACCCACCATAG
- the LOC116209613 gene encoding dof zinc finger protein DOF5.1-like isoform X1, giving the protein MVFSSIPPYLDPSNWQQQHHPNHPAAGNNGAGSTQLQPPLPPPPPPPPPPQPHGGGTAGTIRPGSMADRARLANIPMPEGPLKCPRCESTNTKFCYFNNYSLSQPRHFCKTCRRYWTRGGALRNVPVGGGCRRNKRSKGSSSKSPASSSDRTVGSGGSGASGGGLTSGVSSGSGLGSAAEMLGLGGGHIPPSRLMPPLQYLTTDFGSGDQIGLNYSGIPQSLGLAGDLNFPVASVLGGGSGGSLLTAGGLRLPQMQQFPFLGGSDPYPFEGSIESSGLMGQVRPKTPTSAVITQFASVKMEDNNNSNNNNQELNLSRQFLGIQGNDQYSTWNTSSGWTDLSGFSSSSTSNPP; this is encoded by the exons ATGGTTTTTTCCTCCATTCCACCTTATCTTGATCCTTCCAACTGGCAACAG CAGCATCACCCGAATCACCCTGCCGCCGGAAACAATGGCGCCGGAAGCACTCAGCTCCAACCTCCTCTGCCACCGCCCCCACCGCCTCCGCCTCCTCCGCAACCTCATGGAGGTGGCACTGCCGGCACGATCCGGCCTGGCTCGATGGCCGACCGAGCCCGGCTTGCCAACATCCCGATGCCTGAGGGACCTCTCAAGTGCCCTCGATGCGAATCCACTAACACAAAGTTTTGCTACTTCAACAACTACAGCCTCTCCCAGCCCCGGCACTTCTGCAAGACGTGCCGGAGGTACTGGACCCGAGGCGGGGCTCTGAGAAACGTCCCTGTGGGTGGAGGTTGTCGGAGGAACAAGAGGAGTAAAGGAAGCAGCTCGAAATCTCCAGCCAGCAGCAGTGACCGCACAGTAGGCAGCGGCGGAAGCGGTGCCAGTGGTGGAGGATTAACGAGTGGTGTCAGCTCAGGCAGTGGACTTGGTTCCGCTGCCGAGATGTTAGGTCTCGGGGGAGGACATATCCCACCCTCGCGGCTTATGCCTCCTTTGCAGTACCTCACCACCGACTTTGGGTCAGGAGATCAAATTGGCTTGAACTATAGTGGAATTCCCCAATCACTTGGTTTAGCCGGagatttgaattttccagTTGCCAGTGTCCTAGGAGGTGGGAGCGGTGGTTCACTATTGACAGCTGGAGGTCTGAGGTTGCCTCAAATGCAACAATTTCCCTTCTTGGGTGGGTCTGATCCGTACCCTTTCGAAGGTAGTATCGAGTCATCGGGGCTTATGGGTCAGGTGAGGCCAAAGACTCCTACTTCAGCAGTTATCACTCAGTTTGCTTCTGTGAAGATGGAAGACAACAACAacagcaacaacaacaaccAAGAGCTTAACTTATCGAGGCAGTTCCTGGGGATTCAAGGTAACGATCAATACTCTACTTGGAACACGAGCAGCGGTTGGACAGATCTCTCAGGATTTAGCTCTTCCTCTACAAGCAACCCACCATAG